In one window of Deinococcus aquiradiocola DNA:
- a CDS encoding transglutaminase TgpA family protein has protein sequence MTVPPTTARTAPTRPFLSLRARTPAPEGPLPTAPLLATLLTLALTMLPYWPHQPLWLNALLLVLLGARAALAVRGGKAPPAWTLIVVALLVGRALVGVYTTLAGRDGGTAMLLLLVALKTLETSRRRDALLLVLLGYFTTACVFFFDQNVSVAVYTLLCAAALTACLTLWARPGGPPATVRPGRALRRSALLLLQAAPLTVVLFVLFPRPDGPLWQMPVTSKSGSRTGLGDSVEPGTVSSLAQDNSVAFRATFQGRVPPVQDRYWRGPVLEGYDGRRWSLRPARFGFPRAQGDGPVYTYRLTLEPSNQPWALALDVPANVPAGLNITGNLQLVVPGGVNTRRQIDLQAVTRFTYGQDASREQLDLNLVVPQIGNPRARTLARSWANLPPAQRVQAAYRFFQQDRLQYTLSPPLLTSADPVDELLYSTRQGFCEHFASSFAFLMRVSGVPARLVTGYLGGTENAGTGGRPYLIVRQADAHAWVEVWLAGQGWVRVDPTAAVSPARLQGGLAAALPDAAGGLESGRGVLPGLRLRLDALQNAWNEWVIGYDATRQQSLLTRLGLGAVGGARYAVMLVLLLVLAVLPVLWVRSRRHGDPLLLAYRDLGARLRLPHDPAETPLEYQRRAERQYPHRSDDLNDVTQTYLKLRYGPMPVTPAQLREFRARVRRVRRP, from the coding sequence GTGACCGTCCCGCCCACCACCGCACGCACCGCGCCCACCCGGCCCTTCCTGTCCCTGCGCGCCCGGACGCCCGCCCCCGAAGGCCCGCTCCCCACCGCGCCACTCCTCGCGACGCTCCTCACGCTGGCCCTCACCATGCTGCCGTACTGGCCGCACCAGCCGCTCTGGCTGAACGCCCTGCTGCTCGTGCTGCTCGGCGCGCGCGCCGCCCTCGCCGTGCGCGGCGGCAAGGCCCCGCCCGCCTGGACGCTGATCGTGGTGGCGCTCCTCGTGGGCCGCGCCCTCGTCGGCGTGTACACCACCCTCGCGGGCCGGGACGGCGGGACCGCCATGCTGCTGCTCCTCGTGGCGCTCAAGACCCTCGAAACGTCCCGCCGCCGCGACGCGCTGCTGCTCGTGCTGCTCGGGTACTTCACGACCGCCTGCGTGTTCTTCTTCGACCAGAACGTCAGCGTCGCCGTGTACACCCTGCTGTGCGCCGCCGCCCTCACCGCCTGCCTCACCCTCTGGGCGCGCCCCGGCGGGCCGCCCGCCACCGTCCGGCCCGGCCGCGCCCTGCGCCGCTCCGCACTCCTGCTGCTGCAGGCCGCGCCGCTCACGGTCGTGCTGTTCGTGCTGTTCCCCAGACCCGACGGCCCACTGTGGCAGATGCCCGTCACCAGCAAGAGCGGCAGCAGGACCGGCCTGGGCGACTCGGTCGAGCCGGGCACCGTCAGCTCACTCGCGCAGGACAACTCCGTCGCGTTCCGCGCGACCTTCCAGGGCCGCGTACCGCCCGTCCAGGACCGCTACTGGCGCGGCCCGGTCCTCGAAGGCTACGACGGACGCCGCTGGAGCCTGCGGCCCGCCCGCTTCGGCTTCCCGCGCGCCCAGGGCGACGGCCCCGTGTACACGTACCGCCTCACGCTCGAACCGAGCAACCAGCCGTGGGCACTCGCGCTCGACGTGCCCGCCAACGTCCCCGCCGGCCTGAACATCACCGGCAACCTGCAGCTCGTCGTGCCGGGCGGCGTGAACACCCGCCGCCAGATCGACCTGCAGGCCGTCACGCGCTTCACGTACGGGCAGGACGCCAGCCGCGAACAGCTCGACCTGAACCTCGTCGTCCCGCAGATCGGCAACCCGCGCGCCCGCACCCTCGCGCGCAGCTGGGCGAACCTGCCGCCCGCGCAGCGCGTGCAGGCCGCGTACCGCTTCTTCCAGCAGGACAGGCTGCAGTACACGCTCAGCCCGCCGCTCCTCACGAGCGCCGACCCGGTCGACGAGTTGCTGTACAGCACCCGGCAGGGCTTCTGCGAGCACTTCGCGAGCAGCTTCGCGTTCCTGATGCGCGTCAGCGGCGTGCCCGCCCGCCTCGTGACCGGCTACCTGGGCGGCACCGAGAACGCCGGCACGGGCGGCAGGCCGTACCTGATCGTGCGGCAGGCCGACGCGCACGCCTGGGTGGAAGTCTGGCTGGCCGGGCAGGGCTGGGTGCGCGTCGACCCGACCGCCGCCGTGTCGCCCGCCCGCCTGCAGGGGGGCCTCGCGGCGGCCCTGCCTGACGCGGCGGGCGGTCTGGAAAGCGGACGCGGTGTGCTGCCCGGCCTGCGCCTGCGCCTCGACGCCCTCCAGAACGCCTGGAACGAGTGGGTGATCGGGTACGACGCCACCCGCCAGCAGAGCCTCCTCACGCGGCTCGGGCTGGGCGCGGTCGGCGGCGCGCGCTACGCCGTGATGCTCGTCCTGCTGCTCGTGCTGGCCGTCCTGCCGGTCCTGTGGGTCCGGTCCCGCCGCCACGGCGACCCCCTGCTGCTCGCGTACCGCGACCTCGGCGCGCGCCTGCGTCTCCCGCACGACCCGGCCGAGACGCCCCTGGAGTACCAGCGCCGCGCCGAACGCCAGTACCCGCACCGCTCCGACGACCTGAACGACGTCACGCAGACGTACCTGAAGCTCCGCTACGGCCCCATGCCCGTCACGCCCGCCCAGCTCCGCGAGTTCCGCGCCCGCGTCCGCCGCGTCCGCCGCCCCTGA
- a CDS encoding DUF58 domain-containing protein, giving the protein MSSPTASGAPATRPAEEAGRPPPVYVLPTRFGGGFVLVALLTLIGCINYLLSLGYALTFLLLSVWVVCAVHASRALNGVTLDAALPDRTFAGRPGQLHVTLDAPPAGGVVGVRAGPDLQWLDGPGRATLTLPALPRGPQHLPTVRCEAHDPLGLWRSSTYPARDRGGQPLLREVLVLPAPEVDAPPPPAAPVQGSGVSERRSAGEEEVHGLREYRPGDAPRRIAWKQAARTGTLLTRTYDAPATAALALGWDSTREAGDTEARLSRLCAWVLHAERLGAPFTLDLPGTRLALDHGETQVRQALTLLARHGRTLPPAPRSRWPWERP; this is encoded by the coding sequence ATGAGCAGCCCCACGGCCAGCGGCGCCCCGGCGACCCGCCCGGCAGAGGAGGCGGGGCGGCCCCCGCCGGTGTACGTGCTGCCCACCCGTTTCGGGGGTGGCTTCGTGCTCGTGGCACTCCTCACCCTGATCGGCTGCATCAACTACCTGCTGAGCCTCGGGTACGCCCTCACGTTCCTGCTGCTGAGCGTGTGGGTGGTGTGCGCCGTGCACGCCTCCCGCGCCCTGAACGGCGTGACGCTCGACGCCGCCCTCCCGGACCGCACCTTCGCCGGACGGCCCGGCCAGCTGCACGTCACGCTGGACGCCCCACCCGCAGGGGGCGTGGTGGGCGTGCGTGCCGGACCGGACCTGCAGTGGCTGGACGGCCCAGGGCGCGCCACCCTGACGCTGCCCGCCCTGCCGCGCGGCCCGCAGCACCTGCCCACCGTGCGCTGCGAGGCGCACGATCCGCTCGGCCTGTGGCGCTCCAGCACGTACCCCGCCCGTGACCGGGGCGGCCAGCCGCTCCTGCGTGAGGTGCTCGTCCTGCCCGCCCCGGAAGTGGACGCGCCCCCGCCGCCCGCCGCGCCCGTCCAGGGCAGCGGCGTCAGCGAGCGCCGCAGCGCCGGAGAGGAGGAAGTGCACGGCCTGCGCGAGTACCGGCCCGGCGACGCGCCCCGCCGCATCGCGTGGAAGCAGGCGGCCCGCACCGGCACGCTCCTCACCCGCACGTACGACGCGCCCGCCACCGCCGCCCTCGCCCTCGGCTGGGACAGCACGAGGGAGGCCGGGGACACCGAGGCGCGCCTCTCGCGCCTGTGCGCCTGGGTGCTGCACGCCGAACGGCTCGGCGCGCCCTTCACCCTCGACCTGCCCGGCACGCGCCTCGCGCTCGACCACGGCGAAACGCAGGTCCGGCAGGCCCTCACGCTGCTCGCCCGGCACGGCCGCACCCTCCCGCCCGCCCCCAGGAGCCGCTGGCCGTGGGAGCGCCCGTGA
- a CDS encoding AAA family ATPase, giving the protein MTVTTAAPTFARALQQLDGVILGKSTPVRLALTCLLAGGHLLIEDMPGVGKTTLAYALAATLGLHFGRVQFTSDLLPADLIGVSIFERDAGTFRFHPGPVFTQLLLADELNRATPRTQSALLEAMEERQVSVDGETRPLPAPFFVIATQNPAAHHGTFPLPEAQLDRFLLTVTLGYPDPRAERELLLSGGRRAAAQALQAAVTPDELDAARREVNAVHVSGALIDYVQLLVKATRDSTHFSAGLSPRAALGLVAASRAWAWLDGRASVWPDDVKAVFPALATHRLPNRASGLPDPDAVARLMAGVPLP; this is encoded by the coding sequence ATGACCGTCACGACCGCCGCGCCCACCTTCGCCCGCGCCCTGCAGCAGCTCGACGGCGTGATCCTGGGCAAATCCACGCCCGTCCGGCTGGCGCTCACGTGCCTGCTGGCGGGCGGGCACCTGCTCATCGAGGACATGCCGGGCGTCGGCAAGACGACGCTCGCGTACGCGCTCGCCGCGACGCTCGGCCTGCACTTCGGACGGGTGCAGTTCACGAGCGACCTGCTGCCTGCCGACCTGATCGGCGTGAGCATCTTCGAGCGCGACGCGGGCACCTTCCGCTTCCATCCCGGCCCGGTCTTCACGCAGCTGCTGCTGGCCGACGAACTGAACCGCGCCACGCCCCGCACGCAGTCCGCCCTGCTCGAAGCGATGGAGGAACGTCAGGTCAGCGTGGACGGCGAGACGCGCCCCCTGCCCGCCCCGTTCTTCGTGATCGCCACGCAGAACCCCGCCGCGCACCACGGGACCTTCCCGCTGCCCGAAGCGCAGCTGGACCGCTTCCTGCTGACCGTCACGCTCGGCTACCCCGACCCGCGCGCGGAACGTGAACTGCTGCTGTCCGGCGGTCGCCGCGCCGCCGCGCAGGCCCTGCAGGCGGCCGTCACGCCCGACGAACTGGACGCCGCCCGCCGCGAGGTGAACGCCGTGCACGTCTCGGGCGCCCTGATCGACTACGTGCAGCTGCTCGTGAAAGCCACGCGCGACTCCACGCACTTCAGTGCCGGACTCAGCCCGCGCGCCGCGCTGGGCCTTGTCGCCGCGAGCCGCGCATGGGCGTGGCTGGACGGCCGCGCGAGCGTCTGGCCGGACGACGTGAAGGCCGTGTTCCCGGCGCTCGCCACGCACCGCCTGCCGAACCGCGCGAGCGGACTGCCCGACCCGGACGCGGTCGCGCGCCTGATGGCGGGCGTGCCGCTCCCATGA
- the trxB gene encoding thioredoxin-disulfide reductase, translated as MTNEARQVDVIIIGGGPAGLTAAIYTGRANLKTVILEKGLPGGQIAQTEEVENYPGFPEPIPGPELAERMVKQAEKFGAVIEMEEVQKIEHAGGTFTVTGYDGSYQAKAVILATGANPKRLGIPGEELFWGKGVSTCATCDGFFYRGKHVVVIGGGDAAVEEGLFLTKFADTVTVIHRRDSLRANKVAQARAFSNPKMRFIWDTAVEEIVGEDSVRAVKLRNLKTGEEKIHETDGVFVFIGHVPNTGFVEGTVKLREDGYVEVTDEIYTSVPGLFAAGDVSDFVYRQLATSVGAGTRAAMSVERMLAALEVETEAAAD; from the coding sequence ATGACGAACGAAGCCAGGCAGGTCGACGTGATCATCATCGGAGGCGGACCGGCAGGCCTCACGGCCGCCATCTACACCGGACGCGCCAACCTGAAGACCGTGATCCTCGAGAAAGGACTCCCCGGCGGGCAGATCGCGCAGACCGAGGAAGTCGAGAACTACCCCGGCTTCCCCGAACCGATCCCCGGCCCGGAACTCGCCGAACGCATGGTCAAACAGGCCGAGAAGTTCGGCGCGGTCATCGAGATGGAAGAAGTCCAGAAGATCGAGCACGCGGGCGGCACCTTCACCGTGACCGGCTACGACGGCAGCTACCAGGCGAAAGCCGTGATCCTCGCGACCGGCGCGAACCCCAAACGCCTCGGCATTCCCGGCGAGGAACTCTTCTGGGGCAAGGGCGTCAGCACCTGCGCCACCTGCGACGGCTTCTTCTACCGCGGCAAGCACGTCGTCGTGATCGGCGGCGGCGACGCGGCCGTCGAGGAGGGCCTGTTCCTCACCAAGTTCGCGGACACCGTGACCGTCATCCACCGCCGCGACAGCCTGCGCGCCAACAAGGTCGCCCAGGCCCGCGCCTTCTCCAACCCCAAGATGCGTTTCATCTGGGACACCGCCGTCGAGGAGATCGTCGGCGAGGACAGCGTCCGCGCCGTGAAGCTCCGGAACCTCAAGACCGGCGAGGAGAAGATCCACGAGACCGACGGCGTGTTCGTCTTCATCGGTCACGTCCCCAACACCGGCTTCGTGGAAGGCACCGTCAAGCTCCGCGAGGACGGTTACGTGGAAGTCACGGACGAGATCTACACCAGCGTGCCCGGCCTGTTCGCCGCCGGTGACGTGTCGGACTTCGTGTACCGCCAGCTCGCCACCAGCGTCGGTGCCGGAACGCGCGCCGCCATGAGCGTCGAGCGCATGCTGGCCGCCCTGGAAGTCGAGACCGAGGCCGCCGCCGACTGA
- a CDS encoding FAD-dependent oxidoreductase: protein MPAAASHRGRAWRPAWTPLTALLLLASLLWSVAWLAAPSGNDLLVYGGTPQGVMAAVAAAQQGQRVVLAVPGDQVGGVLTRAWLTTLDMSSGPDGQPLSRGMVLGLYRALHHDNSFDVGEAQRYFNALLRSPRVRVLTRVPVRAAAVTGGRLGCPLLGGPGHERVVCAARYVDASDGADLAAAAGLPFTLGRADTGQDDTQMAAGLVFRVAGVDWAGLQARLARPPGTGGPGALLPALETLTGRSLVGLADVTRHYVPSNQARFVLRGLNGARQDDGTLLVNALLMLNVDGTSPASVRDAHASAEGEARRVVAFLRASVPEAFGHARYAGAAPELYLRETRHLVGTSRLHADDVFYGRHFPDRVAVGAYPLDGQQYRPAETPFLIGHPAPYEVPYRTLLPRRVGNLLVVSQAASFDSVAAFSARVAPLQMTLGEAAGLASAVASVTHRDYAALSSGPLLAVLQGGLARRGNLLHAPESPQALACRDRSAAGYAQAVALLRRGLMTAPYYYFGCLNLQDRETGTVFLADLQHGLTRTQLAVPERQATLGWLRGYYQDLPDTPVREADVDALLTLLRLPLPGSPGGAGPLTRAQAAQLRARVLSVSAPRLPGLCLPNTGRCSEGR from the coding sequence ATGCCTGCCGCCGCGAGTCACCGAGGGCGCGCGTGGCGGCCCGCGTGGACGCCGCTCACGGCGCTGCTGCTGCTGGCGTCGCTGCTGTGGAGCGTGGCTTGGCTGGCCGCGCCGTCCGGCAACGACCTGCTGGTGTACGGCGGGACGCCGCAGGGCGTGATGGCGGCCGTCGCGGCGGCGCAGCAGGGGCAGCGGGTGGTGCTGGCCGTGCCGGGCGACCAGGTGGGCGGGGTACTGACGCGCGCGTGGCTGACGACGCTCGACATGAGCAGCGGCCCGGACGGGCAGCCGCTGTCGCGCGGGATGGTGCTGGGCCTGTACCGGGCGCTGCATCACGACAATTCCTTCGATGTGGGCGAGGCGCAGCGGTACTTCAACGCGCTGCTGCGCTCCCCGCGCGTGCGGGTCCTGACGCGCGTGCCCGTGCGGGCGGCGGCGGTGACGGGCGGGCGGCTGGGGTGCCCGCTGCTGGGCGGGCCGGGCCACGAGCGGGTGGTGTGCGCCGCGCGGTACGTGGACGCCAGCGACGGCGCGGACCTCGCGGCGGCGGCGGGCCTGCCGTTCACGCTGGGCCGCGCCGACACCGGGCAGGACGACACGCAGATGGCGGCCGGACTGGTGTTCCGGGTGGCGGGCGTCGACTGGGCGGGCCTGCAGGCGCGCCTCGCGCGGCCCCCCGGGACGGGCGGGCCGGGGGCGCTGCTGCCCGCGCTGGAGACGCTCACGGGGCGCAGCCTGGTGGGGCTCGCGGACGTGACGCGCCACTACGTGCCGAGCAACCAGGCGCGCTTCGTGCTGCGCGGCCTGAACGGTGCCCGTCAGGACGACGGGACGCTGCTCGTGAACGCGCTGCTGATGCTGAACGTGGACGGCACGTCGCCCGCCTCGGTGCGGGACGCGCACGCCTCCGCCGAGGGAGAGGCGCGGCGCGTGGTGGCGTTCCTGCGCGCCAGCGTCCCGGAGGCCTTCGGGCACGCGCGGTACGCCGGGGCCGCACCGGAACTGTACCTGCGGGAGACGCGGCACCTGGTGGGCACGTCCCGCCTGCATGCGGACGACGTGTTCTACGGGCGGCACTTCCCGGACCGGGTCGCGGTGGGCGCGTACCCGCTCGACGGGCAGCAGTACCGTCCGGCCGAGACGCCCTTCCTGATCGGTCACCCCGCGCCGTACGAGGTGCCGTACCGGACGCTGCTGCCGCGCCGGGTCGGGAACCTGCTGGTGGTGTCGCAGGCGGCGTCGTTCGACAGCGTGGCGGCCTTCTCGGCCAGGGTCGCGCCGCTGCAGATGACGCTGGGCGAGGCGGCGGGCCTCGCGTCGGCCGTCGCGTCCGTCACGCACCGGGACTACGCGGCGCTCTCGTCGGGGCCGCTGCTGGCGGTGCTGCAGGGTGGGCTGGCGCGGCGCGGGAACCTGCTGCACGCACCGGAGTCGCCGCAGGCGCTCGCGTGCCGGGACCGGTCGGCGGCCGGGTACGCGCAGGCGGTGGCGCTGCTCCGGCGCGGCCTGATGACCGCCCCGTACTACTACTTCGGGTGCCTGAACCTGCAGGACCGCGAGACGGGCACGGTGTTCCTCGCGGACCTGCAGCACGGCCTGACACGCACGCAGCTGGCCGTGCCGGAACGGCAGGCGACGCTCGGGTGGCTGCGCGGGTACTACCAGGACCTGCCGGACACGCCGGTCCGGGAGGCGGACGTGGACGCGCTCCTGACGCTGCTGCGCCTCCCGCTGCCCGGTTCGCCCGGCGGGGCAGGGCCGCTCACGCGGGCGCAGGCCGCGCAGCTGCGCGCACGGGTGCTGAGCGTCTCCGCGCCGCGCCTGCCGGGCCTGTGCCTGCCGAACACCGGGCGCTGCAGCGAGGGCAGGTGA
- a CDS encoding HD domain-containing protein translates to MPAHATPRHPLARLQHVGAKVTRLARSVSVSQARPDDTWAARHLTPGETRVYLGMDPRDREHAVRVAQAILNAEGRASPDLLAAALLHDCGKQVRPYRVWERVGAGLIPGPLCRLLPLGPLWVRGEHPDLGARLLRAAGARPRVVDLVRRHHTPGPDPDAVLLHRYDNIE, encoded by the coding sequence ATGCCTGCCCACGCCACCCCCCGGCACCCGCTCGCCCGCCTGCAGCACGTGGGGGCCAAGGTCACGCGCCTCGCCCGCTCGGTGAGCGTCTCGCAGGCCCGCCCGGACGACACCTGGGCCGCGCGGCACCTCACGCCCGGCGAGACGCGCGTGTACCTGGGCATGGACCCCCGCGACCGCGAGCACGCCGTACGCGTCGCGCAGGCCATCCTGAACGCCGAGGGCCGCGCCTCGCCGGACCTGCTGGCCGCCGCACTCCTGCACGACTGCGGCAAGCAGGTCCGCCCGTACCGCGTGTGGGAACGCGTGGGCGCAGGCCTCATTCCGGGTCCGCTGTGCCGCCTCCTGCCGCTCGGGCCGCTGTGGGTGCGGGGCGAGCACCCGGACCTCGGCGCACGCCTCCTGCGGGCCGCCGGGGCACGCCCGCGGGTCGTGGACCTCGTGCGGCGGCACCACACGCCCGGCCCGGACCCGGACGCCGTGCTGCTGCACCGCTACGACAACATCGAGTGA
- the mqnB gene encoding futalosine hydrolase produces MNVLIVVATPAEAARLTDLPARTVVSGVGPVAAALATQAALLAGPTPDLVISAGIGGAFPGTGLAVGGVAVANEMLYGDLGAWDDRAFLPLSDLGLSVLPALEAPGTPVQAGRFAAWEGAPAFAARLGVPCGPFVTMSGVTGSEAQASELQGRVQGALMEGMEGAGVAHAAHLSGVPCTEVRGVSNMVGPRDRAAWQIGPALHVLHAALRALLQPAPLETGV; encoded by the coding sequence ATGAACGTCCTGATCGTGGTCGCCACGCCCGCCGAAGCCGCACGCCTGACGGACCTCCCCGCGAGGACCGTGGTGAGCGGCGTCGGCCCGGTCGCGGCGGCCCTCGCCACGCAGGCCGCCCTGCTGGCCGGGCCGACCCCGGACCTCGTGATCAGCGCCGGGATCGGCGGCGCATTCCCCGGCACGGGCCTCGCGGTGGGCGGCGTGGCCGTCGCGAACGAGATGCTGTACGGCGACCTGGGCGCCTGGGACGACCGCGCGTTCCTGCCGCTCTCCGACCTGGGCCTCAGCGTCCTGCCCGCCCTGGAAGCACCCGGCACGCCGGTGCAGGCGGGACGCTTCGCCGCCTGGGAGGGCGCACCCGCCTTCGCCGCGCGGCTCGGCGTGCCGTGCGGACCGTTCGTCACCATGAGCGGCGTGACCGGCAGCGAGGCGCAGGCGAGCGAGCTGCAGGGCCGCGTGCAGGGCGCGCTGATGGAAGGCATGGAGGGCGCGGGCGTCGCGCATGCCGCCCACCTGAGCGGCGTGCCCTGCACCGAGGTGCGCGGCGTGTCCAACATGGTCGGCCCGCGCGACCGCGCCGCGTGGCAGATCGGTCCGGCCCTGCACGTCCTGCACGCGGCCCTGCGTGCCCTCCTGCAGCCCGCCCCTCTGGAGACGGGCGTTTGA
- a CDS encoding aminotransferase class IV produces the protein MPSLPAEFGSAWLHGLSAFSTVRTRAGAPLLLDAHLDRLAGTCALLGLPAPDPQVPALDTALPWGLLRLTVTPDGTYHSHRPLPAQSVPQTGAAVWWGDAQVHPLLGLHKTGNYVPYLLAARDAAGRGALEGLLSDAAGCAVDGSRSGLLLRSGREFLVPDGGLPSVTRAAWLAELGVQARPVPVTPGVLRGADRVWLCGAGLGVVPVGQVSASGWTRAFTAQWPVTRHPALVPPA, from the coding sequence GTGCCGTCCCTGCCCGCTGAGTTCGGGAGCGCGTGGCTGCACGGCCTGAGTGCGTTCAGCACCGTCCGCACGCGGGCAGGCGCGCCGCTGCTGCTGGACGCGCACCTGGATCGGCTGGCGGGCACGTGCGCGCTGCTGGGCCTGCCCGCCCCGGACCCGCAGGTCCCGGCGCTGGACACCGCGCTGCCGTGGGGTCTGCTGCGGCTCACGGTGACGCCGGACGGCACGTACCACAGCCACCGGCCACTCCCCGCGCAGTCCGTGCCGCAGACGGGCGCGGCCGTCTGGTGGGGGGACGCGCAGGTGCACCCGCTGCTGGGCCTGCACAAGACCGGCAACTACGTGCCGTACCTGCTGGCGGCGCGGGACGCGGCCGGGAGGGGCGCGCTGGAGGGTCTGCTGTCGGACGCGGCGGGCTGCGCGGTGGACGGGTCGCGGTCGGGCCTGCTGCTGAGGTCCGGCCGTGAATTCCTCGTGCCGGACGGCGGGCTGCCCAGCGTCACGCGGGCCGCGTGGCTGGCCGAGCTGGGCGTGCAGGCGCGCCCGGTGCCGGTGACGCCTGGGGTGCTGCGCGGCGCGGACCGGGTGTGGCTGTGCGGGGCGGGGCTGGGCGTCGTCCCGGTCGGGCAGGTGAGCGCGTCCGGCTGGACGCGGGCGTTCACGGCACAGTGGCCGGTCACGCGTCACCCGGCGCTGGTGCCGCCCGCCTGA
- a CDS encoding chorismate-binding protein, with the protein MKSSPLPFPVTPDVALRQLVARGVPGVALLESLGEVTFQSRFTLLSAAPVSVRHTLPQRPAGEALFPAWLGGLKYEAARAWGLPAHPPDGEAQTWGEYPSGIVWDRADGSVQVVGEPHLDWADLLGGDVPPVPPLSVGAFSADDLSFPDGVLAVQQGILAGEVYQVNLSRGVTAAATGHPLGAYLRLREDNPSPYMAFLDLGRDVIVSCSPERLVRWEGDAVSARPIAGTRARGDTPERDAALELDLRTDAKEAAEHLMLTDLIRHDLGWLSVPGTVNVPEYRSVERYSHVMHLVSEVRGQARAGLDVEDVVRATFPGGTITGAPKERVMQEIAALEPGPRGWYTGSVGVLSGARVELNILIRTASFRRTDGGSGWRVGVRAGAGIVMDSDPARETRETVIKAQALLEVLSGAAPVRAPRAPSVQRGEAWAPAAVTSRPGVGARVLLLDNHDSFTQNLAHDLAALGAEVTLRDHHAPLADLLALRPDAVMVGPGPGTPQSSGVTLPLTRACLELGWPLLGVCLGHQALGEAVGGRVARAGAALHGMPERVRHGGTGLFAGVPQGAVFTRYHSLVVRDLPPGMVTATSADGEVMAMQVPGRPAWGVQFHPESLLSGHGRHLLGNWLTLVRPGVPGEASAVPAR; encoded by the coding sequence GTGAAGTCGTCTCCCCTTCCGTTCCCGGTCACGCCGGACGTGGCGCTGCGGCAGCTGGTGGCGCGCGGCGTGCCGGGCGTCGCGCTGCTGGAGTCGCTGGGCGAGGTGACGTTCCAGTCTCGGTTCACGCTGCTCAGCGCGGCGCCCGTGTCGGTGCGGCACACGCTGCCGCAGCGTCCGGCGGGCGAAGCGCTGTTCCCGGCGTGGCTGGGCGGCCTGAAGTACGAGGCGGCGCGCGCGTGGGGGTTACCGGCGCACCCGCCGGACGGCGAGGCGCAGACGTGGGGCGAGTACCCCTCGGGCATCGTGTGGGACCGCGCGGACGGGAGCGTGCAGGTGGTGGGCGAACCGCACCTCGACTGGGCCGACCTGCTCGGCGGCGACGTGCCGCCCGTGCCACCGCTGTCTGTGGGGGCGTTCTCGGCGGACGACCTCTCGTTCCCGGACGGGGTGCTGGCCGTGCAGCAGGGCATCCTGGCGGGCGAGGTGTACCAGGTGAACCTGTCGCGCGGCGTGACGGCCGCCGCGACCGGGCACCCGCTGGGCGCGTACCTGCGGCTGCGGGAGGACAACCCCAGTCCGTACATGGCGTTCCTGGACCTGGGGCGCGACGTGATCGTGTCGTGCAGCCCGGAGCGGCTGGTGCGCTGGGAGGGGGACGCGGTGAGTGCGCGGCCCATCGCGGGGACGCGGGCGCGCGGGGACACGCCGGAACGCGACGCGGCGCTGGAACTGGACCTGCGGACGGACGCCAAGGAGGCGGCCGAGCACCTGATGCTCACGGACCTGATCCGTCACGACCTGGGGTGGCTGTCCGTGCCGGGCACCGTGAACGTCCCCGAGTACCGGAGCGTGGAGCGTTACAGCCACGTCATGCATCTGGTGAGCGAGGTGCGCGGGCAGGCGCGGGCGGGCCTGGACGTGGAGGACGTGGTGCGCGCGACGTTTCCCGGTGGGACGATCACGGGCGCGCCGAAGGAGCGCGTGATGCAGGAGATCGCGGCGCTGGAGCCGGGACCGCGCGGGTGGTACACCGGCAGCGTGGGCGTGCTGAGCGGCGCGCGGGTGGAACTGAACATCCTGATCCGCACGGCGTCCTTCCGGCGCACGGACGGCGGGAGCGGGTGGCGGGTGGGCGTGCGGGCCGGGGCGGGCATCGTGATGGATTCGGACCCGGCCCGCGAGACGCGCGAGACGGTCATCAAGGCGCAGGCGCTGCTGGAGGTGCTGTCCGGCGCTGCGCCCGTGCGTGCGCCGCGCGCGCCGTCCGTGCAGCGCGGCGAGGCGTGGGCGCCGGCGGCCGTCACGTCGCGGCCCGGCGTGGGGGCGCGCGTGCTGCTGCTCGACAACCACGACTCGTTCACTCAGAACCTCGCGCACGACCTCGCGGCGCTGGGGGCCGAGGTGACGCTGCGCGACCATCACGCGCCGCTGGCGGACCTGCTGGCCCTGCGGCCGGACGCCGTGATGGTCGGGCCGGGCCCGGGCACGCCGCAGTCGTCGGGCGTGACGCTGCCGCTCACGCGCGCGTGCCTGGAGCTGGGGTGGCCGCTGCTGGGCGTGTGCCTGGGCCATCAGGCGCTCGGGGAGGCGGTGGGCGGGCGGGTGGCGCGGGCGGGCGCGGCGCTGCACGGCATGCCGGAACGCGTACGGCACGGCGGGACGGGCCTGTTCGCGGGCGTGCCGCAGGGCGCGGTGTTCACGCGGTACCACTCGCTGGTGGTGCGCGACCTGCCGCCGGGCATGGTGACGGCCACCTCGGCGGACGGGGAGGTCATGGCGATGCAGGTGCCGGGGCGGCCCGCGTGGGGCGTGCAGTTCCACCCGGAGAGCCTGCTGAGCGGTCATGGGCGGCACCTGCTGGGGAACTGGCTGACGCTGGTCCGGCCGGGCGTGCCGGGGGAGGCGAGTGCCGTCCCTGCCCGCTGA